ATATACGCGAATGGCAAAGTAAAGATGATTGCCCCAATGTAGTACATGTTTTGGGTATCCACCAAATCATTCAGCACCATACCAAGGTCTTCCTTCATACCTGAAACATACGCATTGTTCAAGTTTGCAGAATCCAAAAACTTTACCCAGTATCCCAAGAAACCATAAAATGTTATCATGATATCAAGCTTCAACAATAGCTTTCGTTCTAACTCTGACCTCGATTTCGTAAATAAGTATTTGAACTTTGCTGGTTTGTTCTTTCTGTATTCAAACTCATCAAAGAAATCCCAGAACTTCCTTTTCGCTTCATCCTTATACACGAAATCCtcgtcttcatcgtcttcGCTCCTTCTGACTAAAGCTGAACTGATTTCTGCATCTGTCTCATAAACTGTTCTTACGTGAGGTAAAATCCTACCTATGTAACCTAATCCCATCTTAATTTTGCTGCATTGTGGACTTCATATTTCACGACATCAGGCTATTTAAGTAATTTTCGGCCATTATTTGCTTACTATAAGTTTTTTAACAACCATTTAAAGCCACAgtgataaatttattttatacaggaacaaaatattgaatagaATAGGAACGCAAATCAGATAAGCTTAAAGCCCCACGGATCAAAATCCGTATTTCCACAATAGCTGCATAGCTTGTTTTATTATCCAATAAAATAGCTCCAGATACTATTTCATCAGATATATCTCTTTTAAAGTGGAAGCACTTCCATAATAGAGATATTGATACCACCCAAAAGTTTGAACCTATTTCTTTGTGGTAgatttttattgatgaaaaattgtccAATTCCAAAACCTTACTTTCTTAAGGTTAACTGAAACCGAATAATAGGACTTGAGTGGTATACAATCAAAAGCAAATTTCCTTAGAGTTAGTGTCCGGGAGAAGACTCAATCCTTTTAGATAGTGATCATGTAGATTATGCCTTGAAGACTTCATAGTCCTTAACCTACGAATTCCGAGTAGTATTTGGCGATAGCATGCGTATGCAGGGCAGACATTGCGCACTCTTGTTTCTCAAAATTAGACCCCCCTATGAATTCACTATGATGTTATCCTTAATGTAGTATGTCAAAGTAGATTTCTCTTGCAATCTTCTTGAGAATCGTAGGTAGAGATTATTCCTAGAATATATACTCCATGCTAGTAAGAGTGCGAGAGCTTCCCTAAGAATATTCCCTAGCCAATAGTCGAATAAAAATTCGCAATTATAGATGTGAGATACAGGGCCTACACGTCACAGCCAACAATTGTTTGCtattatattcataaatGGTTAAGCATTGTGCCGTCTGAAGTCAGGTGGTTATGTACAAGAACAAAATATGCTGCGAAAATTGTCAATTTCTGTTAATTTAACCAATAATTACTCATGGTGTCGGACAGACTTCAATCCAGTAGTCTAAGTTCATGTTTTTGACGATAGTCGAAAATCCATGAGTATCTGCATTATTGCATATCTTGTTGAACTTTGATGCAGTGATGTtatgattattattgacATCTTCACCTTTTGGATACTCGACATGGAAAACAGGTTTATCCGCTTTTATAAAAGGTTGGTATTCCTTACATCCAccaaattgaatacattGTTCTTGTACCGACCATTCCACTAGATTGACTACATCTTTAACTATACTACCTGCATTTTTCAACCCTATAGACAAATTTCTGTGGTGTGCTTCAGAGGCTAAAAATTTCATGTAATTAATGGCATCATTTTCTGTAAGTTTTATTCCATTGTCATTATCATAACCATCGACATTATCTGGTTCGACCCCATCACATTTCTTCTGTACGGCTAGGTCCAATCTGgctttcattatctttcTGACGTTTTGCGAATTTACATTTAACCATCTTTCACCCTTCCACCCATCAAGAGATTTACCTAGATCATCTTTAGCAAACTTTTTCTTATCTGGCCTCCAGTCCTCATAGCTTCCAGCCGAGAAATAGCAAATAACCTTTTTACCCTGTTTCTGTAAATTGCTAATCGTTTTCtctgaattttcaaaaagatCAATATCATACACTTCCACGCCGGACACAAGTGTCtcaaatgaagaagcaAGCTGATATTGCCACGTTGCACCTTTTTCGGGCTTCCACAAGTTTGGTTTCTTAAAACTAGCCACTGGTGGATCGTTCAAGTCTGGCTTAGATTTCTCTAGAGTCCTTTTATTTTGTGAAATACCTACTCCAAGACCAACACCTAAACCGATCGCACACATGAAAAGAACacatataataatagtCAAACGTCGACATAGAACATGACGATTCATTTTACTCTGAGAAAGGTTATCGAATATTCTAGTCTGTAATTAGGGATCGTATTCTCAAATGGGGACACACTTGAGGCCGCGAAATTTACGAGAGTGGCTCATAAAATGATCTAACACTAACCAACTGTCGTATGCGTTCTCTTCTATAGTGCCAACGATGCAACGCTCCTCAATAGACTAAGCTACTAGGACTAGATATGACTATATGACACCCAGAATATATGGATATAAACGTAACAATGTGATTTAAACGGTTCTTGTGATTCTGGGGGCCAAGAACCTTGTATATTGAGACCTTGGTAATCGGTGAGCAATATTCCACTTTAATACATTTCTCTATGATCGCTCAGTTTATACATAAGAATATAAACGGGGACACTGGAGCTATGAAGCAATTATTACTTACTAattggaaatgaaaattgCTCAGTTTCAGATTCCTGAAACTTGAAGCTATATCAAGAGGTATTATATACAAGATTAGATTTGATGCATTAGCTATTGAAGCGCAAATGTGTTTGGAAAGTCACAAGTTTTAGTGGAATAAATGGGTTGTAGGATACTGATATCCCAACTGTATAAAGTAATTGAATGATTGAATTTTAGCTGCTCTAAGTTACGAGAGTACCCTGCATTATACGGATATTAGCACTGTGGCCAAACTAACTCTCTTTCCTACCAAAATGacttattatttcaatCTTTCCATAAATCAAGATGTATCAAATCATGTATATTAAGCCTGGTATGCAATTTCTGTCGATAGCAGGCATGTTAATTTCGGCTCAAAAAAAATACCACCCATTTTCGGTAATTCGACATAGCAAAGCAGTTAAATGAGACAGCctgcaaaatataatttgaacagtaatattaaataactCACTTATTGAATCCTCGCCAAAATCATCCCGTTCGTATTATCAtattatcttttttttcttaACACAGACCCTACATTATATGACCATTATCGTAAATACAAGCGAAGACGTTAGTCTTATACATATAATAGACCGTTTACAGTATCACATGATACATCTTGACTACATTTATTTTGacatattttcattagcCTCTAGAAGaatgcattatttgatatgaTTACCACTGCGAGCAATTTAATCGGTTGATCTGGAGCGAGCGGTTTGACTTGCAGAAATAATCGTAAAAAGTGAGCAAATTTAAGTACTATGTTGAGTAGAGATTTTGCGCATTATTGCAAATGGACATCGTAGTATATAAGTTACAATAAAGTAACATTAATAGCTTTACCATTGGATCACTTGTTTAATTCCTTCGAAAAAAGATGGGTTTATTTAAGCGTGGTGTAACTTTTAATGGCTTGGACTGTTTGAAAGATGCCAACATGCCAGCGTATGAAAGTGCTCACATGAAACTGCAAGCTGAAGTTCCATGGGGAGATCAACCCAGCTATGGGAAATACACAGTGTATTTTGGAGTAGTAGTAATATTTATTGCGTTTGTTAAGAACATATGGTACAGATATCTGGATTATTCTTACAAAAAGAATCCGCAGAGTGGGAATTCATTTGTTAATGTATTGTCATCATACTTTAGAT
The nucleotide sequence above comes from Debaryomyces hansenii CBS767 chromosome A complete sequence. Encoded proteins:
- a CDS encoding DEHA2D01430p (similar to wi|NCU05136.1 Neurospora crassa), encoding MNRHVLCRRLTIIICVLFMCAIGLGVGLGVGISQNKRTLEKSKPDLNDPPVASFKKPNLWKPEKGATWQYQLASSFETLVSGVEVYDIDLFENSEKTISNLQKQGKKVICYFSAGSYEDWRPDKKKFAKDDLGKSLDGWKGERWLNVNSQNVRKIMKARLDLAVQKKCDGVEPDNVDGYDNDNGIKLTENDAINYMKFLASEAHHRNLSIGLKNAGSIVKDVVNLVEWSVQEQCIQFGGCKEYQPFIKADKPVFHVEYPKGEDVNNNHNITASKFNKICNNADTHGFSTIVKNMNLDYWIEVCPTP